One stretch of Cellulomonas wangsupingiae DNA includes these proteins:
- a CDS encoding ABC transporter ATP-binding protein: MKLPIADAATVRAYAAELLGRHRRRLGGLAALHTLAAVAGLTGPLLLGRLVDAVTRGTDARYVNTLVVIGVTAVLTQTGLIRYAQRASMLFGEKVFAELREEFLETVTSLPLSVVERAGTGDLVARTTNDVNKLQHAVRFGVPRVIVAVVTITLTVVACLVIDPLVSLGLFLGVPTMVVMVRWYLRRATPAYVRESAAYAVLNGTITETVEGARTVDALALADAREQQVRDDLREAFDAERATLRLRTILFPGVDLAFVLAPVAVLVWGGYLASTGHVTLGAVTTIVMYAYQVTGPVWELIFWVDEIQVAATALARIVGVRLVETDREASDAQPVDERISTRGLRYAYREGHDVLHGIDLDLAPGERLAVVGPSGAGKSTLGRMIAGIHPPTGGSATVGGVPLVDLPLEELRGHVALVTQEHHVFVGTVADNLRLAKVEADDTEIERALRAVDAWEWVQGLPEGLATEVGSGGTALTPAQAQQLALARLVLLDPHTLVLDEATSLLDPRAARHLERSLSAVLAGRTVVAIAHRLHTAHDADRVAVVDAGRISEIGPHDELVAAGGEYAALWRSWQHESA; this comes from the coding sequence CGCCGGCCTGACCGGTCCGCTGCTCCTGGGCCGGCTCGTCGACGCGGTGACGCGCGGCACCGACGCCCGGTACGTCAACACGCTCGTCGTGATCGGCGTGACGGCCGTGCTCACGCAGACCGGCCTGATCCGGTACGCGCAGCGGGCCTCCATGCTCTTCGGCGAGAAGGTCTTCGCCGAGCTCCGCGAGGAGTTCCTCGAGACCGTGACGTCCCTGCCGCTGTCGGTCGTCGAGCGGGCCGGCACCGGCGACCTCGTGGCCCGCACCACGAACGACGTCAACAAGCTGCAGCACGCCGTCCGGTTCGGGGTGCCGCGGGTCATCGTCGCCGTCGTCACCATCACGCTCACCGTGGTCGCGTGCCTGGTCATCGACCCGCTCGTGTCCCTCGGCCTGTTCCTCGGCGTGCCGACGATGGTGGTGATGGTCCGCTGGTACCTGCGGCGCGCGACGCCCGCGTACGTGCGGGAGTCGGCGGCCTACGCCGTGCTCAACGGCACGATCACCGAGACGGTGGAGGGCGCACGGACCGTCGACGCCCTCGCCCTGGCCGACGCGCGCGAGCAGCAGGTGCGCGACGACCTGCGCGAGGCGTTCGACGCCGAGCGCGCCACGCTACGGTTGCGCACCATCCTGTTCCCGGGCGTGGACCTCGCGTTCGTCCTCGCGCCGGTCGCCGTCCTGGTCTGGGGCGGGTACCTCGCGTCGACCGGCCACGTGACGCTCGGCGCGGTCACGACCATCGTGATGTACGCCTACCAGGTGACCGGGCCGGTGTGGGAGCTCATCTTCTGGGTCGACGAGATCCAGGTCGCCGCCACGGCCCTGGCCCGCATCGTCGGCGTCCGGCTGGTCGAGACCGACCGGGAGGCGTCGGACGCGCAGCCCGTCGACGAGCGCATCTCGACGCGCGGCCTGCGGTACGCGTACCGCGAGGGCCACGACGTGCTGCACGGCATCGACCTCGACCTCGCGCCCGGCGAGCGGCTCGCCGTCGTCGGCCCGTCCGGGGCCGGCAAGTCGACGCTCGGCCGCATGATCGCCGGCATCCACCCGCCCACGGGCGGCTCCGCGACGGTCGGCGGCGTGCCGCTGGTCGACCTGCCGCTCGAGGAGCTGCGCGGGCACGTGGCCCTGGTGACCCAGGAGCACCACGTGTTCGTCGGCACGGTCGCGGACAACCTGCGCCTGGCGAAGGTCGAGGCGGACGACACCGAGATCGAGCGCGCGCTGCGTGCCGTCGACGCGTGGGAGTGGGTGCAGGGGCTGCCCGAGGGCCTGGCCACCGAGGTCGGCTCGGGCGGCACGGCGCTGACGCCGGCGCAGGCCCAGCAGCTCGCGCTCGCGCGGCTCGTGCTCCTGGACCCGCACACGCTCGTGCTCGACGAGGCGACGTCGCTGCTCGACCCGCGCGCGGCACGCCACCTCGAGCGCTCGCTGTCCGCGGTGCTCGCCGGGCGGACGGTCGTCGCGATCGCCCACCGCCTGCACACCGCGCACGACGCGGACCGCGTGGCCGTGGTCGACGCGGGCCGGATCAGCGAGATCGGACCGCACGACGAGCTCGTCGCCGCGGGCGGCGAGTACGCCGCGCTGTGGCGGTCCTGGCAGCACGAGTCCGCCTGA
- a CDS encoding SURF1 family protein has translation MADTPTSLWRAALRPRMLGLLVVLLAAAAVCARLGVWQLERAEVRGALSADREAERILSADPEPLADLLAPGDPFVGDLVARKAVVTGTYDDDATLLVTGRSHDTRSEGNLVLTPLLVPTDEGTAVLPVVRGWTAGDDVPSAPDGPVEVVGWLQVGEAAGDPVVDGRTDAISPAQLLTTWGGPVYTGYLVVQTSDPADPAAQAGLEPLDPPTRAGSGLNIQNLAYAAQWWIFGLFVAALWWRLVRDEAAGRPLLPGDAPAEAEDDALAARR, from the coding sequence GTGGCCGACACCCCCACCTCCCTGTGGCGCGCCGCGCTCCGCCCGCGCATGCTCGGGCTGCTGGTCGTGCTGCTGGCCGCCGCCGCGGTGTGCGCCCGGCTCGGCGTGTGGCAGCTCGAGCGGGCCGAGGTGCGCGGCGCGCTGTCGGCGGACCGGGAGGCCGAGCGCATCCTGTCCGCCGACCCCGAGCCCCTCGCGGACCTGCTGGCGCCCGGCGACCCCTTCGTCGGGGACCTCGTGGCGCGCAAGGCCGTCGTCACCGGCACCTACGACGACGACGCCACGCTGCTGGTGACGGGCCGCTCGCACGACACGCGCAGCGAGGGGAACCTCGTCCTGACGCCGCTGCTCGTGCCCACCGACGAGGGGACGGCCGTCCTGCCCGTCGTGCGCGGGTGGACGGCCGGGGACGACGTCCCGTCCGCGCCGGACGGACCCGTCGAGGTCGTGGGGTGGTTGCAGGTGGGCGAGGCGGCCGGCGACCCCGTCGTCGACGGACGCACCGACGCGATCAGCCCCGCCCAGCTCCTCACGACCTGGGGCGGTCCCGTCTACACCGGCTACCTCGTGGTGCAGACGAGCGACCCCGCGGACCCGGCCGCGCAGGCCGGTCTCGAGCCGCTCGACCCGCCGACCAGGGCCGGCTCCGGCCTGAACATCCAGAACCTCGCGTACGCGGCGCAGTGGTGGATCTTCGGGCTGTTCGTGGCCGCTCTCTGGTGGCGCCTGGTGCGCGACGAGGCGGCGGGACGGCCCCTGCTGCCGGGCGACGCACCGGCCGAGGCCGAGGACGACGCGCTCGCGGCGCGACGCTGA
- a CDS encoding phosphoketolase family protein, producing MTSTTADPHTSGAGPIAPGLFAEAEARTAWRTGSGALDDATLRRIEKWWRAANYLSVGQIYLLDNPLLRRPLSRDDVKPRLLGHWGTTPGLNFLYAHLNRAVAERQQSTIYVTGPGHGGPGLVASAYLDGTYSEVYSDITKDEEGLRRLFRQFSFPGGIPSHVAPETPGSIHEGGELGYALSHAYGAAFDNPHLLVAAVVGDGEAETGPLATSWHSNKFVNPRQDGIVLPILHLNGYKIANPTVLARISDDELHDLMVGYGHTPHVFVAGFDDEDVLETHRRFAVLLDEVLDEIAQIKARAAEGDLTRPMYPMIVFRTPKGWTGPAEIDGKKTTGSWRAHQVPLANARDTPEHLAVLEEWLQSYRPAELFDATGCLDPDIAALAPAGDLRMSANPHTNGGLLLRDLRMPDFRTFAQDVPAPGATFAEAPRVLGEFLTEVIRRNPDNFRIFGPDETASNRLQAVYEVTDKQWNAEFYGPDVDEHLARAGRVMEMLSEHQCQGWLEGYLLTGRHGLFTSYEAFIHIVDSMFNQHAKWLKVTNDIPWRRPVASLNYLLSSHVWRQDHNGFSHQDPGFIDHVVNKKAEVVRVYLPPDANTLLSTYDHCLRSRQYVNVVVSGKQPAPNFLTMDQAVAHCTRGLGIWEWAGSEAQDEEPDVVLGCAGDVPTLEVLAAADILRRELPQLKVRVVNVVDLMRLQDAREHPHGMTDAEFDTIFTADRPIVFAYHGYPWLIHRLTYRRNGHANLHVRGYKEEGTTTTPFDMVMLNDLDRYHLVIDVIDHVHWLRASQAGLRQRMVDARIRARQYTREHGEDIPEVRDWVWPDVGETATEEGGPQPARPSTAADTGGDNE from the coding sequence ATGACATCCACCACTGCGGACCCGCACACCTCCGGTGCCGGTCCGATCGCCCCGGGGCTGTTCGCCGAGGCCGAGGCGAGAACCGCCTGGCGCACGGGGTCCGGCGCCCTCGACGACGCGACGCTGCGCCGCATCGAGAAGTGGTGGCGCGCCGCCAACTACCTGTCCGTGGGTCAGATCTACCTGCTCGACAACCCGCTGCTGCGCCGGCCGCTGAGCCGGGACGACGTCAAGCCGCGGCTGCTCGGCCACTGGGGCACCACGCCCGGCCTGAACTTCCTGTACGCGCACCTCAACCGCGCCGTCGCGGAGCGGCAGCAGTCGACGATCTACGTCACCGGACCCGGCCACGGCGGCCCCGGGCTCGTCGCGAGCGCGTACCTCGACGGCACGTACTCCGAGGTGTACTCCGACATCACGAAGGACGAGGAGGGCCTGCGTCGGCTGTTCCGGCAGTTCTCCTTCCCCGGTGGCATCCCGTCGCACGTCGCACCGGAGACCCCCGGGTCGATCCACGAGGGCGGCGAGCTCGGCTACGCGCTGAGCCACGCGTACGGTGCCGCGTTCGACAACCCGCACCTGCTGGTCGCGGCGGTCGTCGGCGACGGCGAGGCCGAGACCGGCCCGCTGGCGACCAGCTGGCACTCGAACAAGTTCGTCAACCCGCGCCAGGACGGCATCGTCCTGCCGATCCTGCACCTCAACGGGTACAAGATCGCCAACCCCACGGTCCTCGCGCGCATCAGCGACGACGAGCTGCACGACCTCATGGTCGGCTACGGCCACACGCCGCACGTGTTCGTCGCGGGCTTCGACGACGAGGACGTCCTGGAGACGCACCGCCGGTTCGCGGTCCTGCTCGACGAGGTGCTCGACGAGATCGCGCAGATCAAGGCGCGGGCGGCCGAGGGCGACCTCACGCGGCCGATGTACCCGATGATCGTGTTCCGCACCCCCAAGGGATGGACGGGGCCGGCGGAGATCGACGGCAAGAAGACCACCGGCTCGTGGCGGGCGCACCAGGTGCCGCTCGCGAACGCGCGGGACACCCCCGAGCACCTGGCCGTGCTGGAGGAGTGGCTGCAGTCCTACCGCCCGGCCGAGCTGTTCGACGCCACCGGCTGCCTGGACCCCGACATCGCCGCGCTCGCCCCGGCGGGCGACCTGCGGATGAGCGCGAACCCGCACACCAACGGCGGCCTGCTGCTGCGCGACCTGCGGATGCCCGACTTCCGCACGTTCGCGCAGGACGTGCCCGCCCCCGGTGCCACGTTCGCCGAGGCCCCGCGCGTGCTCGGGGAGTTCCTCACCGAGGTCATCCGGCGCAACCCCGACAACTTCCGGATCTTCGGGCCCGACGAGACCGCGTCCAACCGCCTGCAGGCGGTGTACGAGGTCACGGACAAGCAGTGGAACGCGGAGTTCTACGGGCCCGACGTCGACGAGCACCTGGCCCGTGCCGGCCGCGTCATGGAGATGCTGTCGGAGCACCAGTGCCAGGGCTGGCTCGAGGGGTACCTGCTCACCGGGCGGCACGGGCTGTTCACGTCGTACGAGGCCTTCATCCACATCGTCGACTCGATGTTCAACCAGCACGCGAAGTGGCTGAAGGTCACCAACGACATCCCGTGGCGCCGGCCGGTCGCGAGCCTGAACTACCTGCTGTCGAGCCACGTGTGGCGCCAGGACCACAACGGCTTCAGCCACCAGGACCCCGGCTTCATCGACCACGTCGTGAACAAGAAGGCCGAGGTCGTGCGGGTCTACCTGCCGCCGGACGCCAACACGCTGCTGAGCACGTACGACCACTGCCTGCGCAGCCGGCAGTACGTCAACGTCGTCGTGTCCGGCAAGCAGCCCGCACCGAACTTCCTGACGATGGACCAGGCGGTCGCGCACTGCACGCGCGGCCTCGGCATCTGGGAGTGGGCCGGGTCCGAGGCCCAGGACGAGGAGCCGGACGTCGTGCTCGGCTGCGCCGGCGACGTGCCGACGCTCGAGGTGCTCGCGGCCGCCGACATCCTGCGACGCGAGCTGCCGCAGCTGAAGGTGCGCGTCGTGAACGTCGTGGACCTCATGCGGCTGCAGGACGCACGTGAGCATCCTCACGGTATGACCGACGCCGAGTTCGACACGATCTTCACCGCGGACCGGCCGATCGTCTTCGCGTACCACGGGTACCCGTGGCTCATCCACCGCCTCACGTACCGCCGCAACGGGCACGCCAACCTGCACGTCCGCGGCTACAAGGAGGAGGGCACCACCACCACGCCGTTCGACATGGTGATGCTCAACGACCTCGACCGGTACCACCTGGTCATCGACGTCATCGACCACGTCCACTGGCTGCGCGCGTCCCAGGCGGGCCTGCGTCAGCGTATGGTCGATGCCCGCATCCGAGCGCGGCAGTACACGCGTGAGCACGGCGAGGACATCCCCGAGGTGCGTGACTGGGTGTGGCCCGACGTCGGTGAGACCGCGACGGAGGAGGGCGGCCCGCAGCCCGCGCGCCCGTCCACGGCGGCGGACACCGGCGGGGACAACGAGTAG
- the pta gene encoding phosphate acetyltransferase — protein sequence MARTIYVMSAEGDTGKSVVALGLVDLLTRSVQRVGVFRPVARSTDERDYVLELLLEHDGVEIAYDEAVGATYDEVIEDPEAALSRIVSRFHDVERRCDAVVVVGTDYTDVAGPTELAYNARIAANLGAPVVLVVNGAQRTPEDVHHAVDVATAAITADHAQVVSVIANRCAPGSLDQVREALAGPVPVWALPDSPLLYAPTLRQLMEAVGGTLTGGDEELLGREVLDVLVGAMSIEHLLDRLQDGAVVITPGDRSEVLLGLLMAHQAEGFPSLAGLILNGGLAPAPSIERLVSGLGSRLPLITTNLGTFRTASAAAAARGRLTHDAQRKVDTALALFEQHVNGGELLATLDVPRPEVVTPLMFEYALLDRARADRKHVVLPEGNDDRILRAASTLLQRQVADLTILGDEAAIRTRAIELGLDLDGAQVIDPKNGETLERFAEIYTELRKHKGMTVERAREIVSSVSYFGTLMVQLGMADGMVSGAVHTTAHTIKPSFEIIKTTPGVGSVSSCFLMCLEDRVLVYADCAVIPDPTAEQLADIAISSAETATQFGIEPRIAMLSYSTGESGSGADVEKVREATRLVRERRPDLSVEGPIQYDAAVDASVAKTKMPDSAVAGRATVFVFPDLNTGNNTYKAVQRSAGAVAIGPVLQGLRKPVNDLSRGALVQDIVNTVAITAIQAQALAAANAADTATNPEGTTR from the coding sequence GTGGCCAGGACGATCTACGTCATGTCGGCCGAGGGTGACACGGGCAAGTCCGTCGTCGCCCTGGGTCTCGTCGACCTGCTGACGCGCTCGGTGCAGCGCGTCGGCGTCTTCCGCCCCGTCGCCAGGTCGACGGACGAGCGCGACTACGTCCTCGAGCTGCTGCTCGAGCACGACGGGGTCGAGATCGCCTACGACGAGGCGGTCGGCGCGACGTACGACGAGGTGATCGAGGACCCCGAGGCCGCGCTGTCGCGCATCGTGTCCCGGTTCCACGACGTCGAGCGGCGCTGCGACGCCGTCGTCGTCGTCGGCACCGACTACACGGACGTCGCCGGGCCCACCGAGCTGGCGTACAACGCGCGGATCGCCGCGAACCTCGGCGCACCGGTCGTGCTCGTGGTCAACGGCGCCCAGCGCACCCCCGAGGACGTGCACCACGCGGTCGACGTCGCCACCGCCGCGATCACGGCCGACCACGCGCAGGTGGTCTCGGTGATCGCCAACCGCTGCGCCCCCGGCTCGCTCGACCAGGTGCGCGAGGCGCTCGCCGGGCCGGTCCCGGTGTGGGCGCTGCCCGACTCCCCGCTGCTGTACGCGCCCACGCTGCGTCAGCTCATGGAGGCCGTCGGCGGCACCCTGACCGGTGGCGACGAGGAGCTGCTGGGCCGCGAGGTGCTCGACGTGCTCGTCGGCGCCATGTCGATCGAGCACCTGCTGGACCGGCTGCAGGACGGCGCCGTCGTCATCACGCCCGGCGACCGCTCGGAGGTGCTGCTCGGCCTGCTCATGGCCCACCAGGCCGAGGGCTTCCCGTCCCTGGCGGGTCTCATCCTCAACGGCGGGCTCGCCCCCGCCCCCAGCATCGAGCGGCTCGTCAGCGGCCTCGGCTCGCGGCTGCCGCTCATCACCACCAACCTCGGGACGTTCCGCACCGCCAGCGCGGCGGCGGCGGCCCGCGGGCGCCTGACCCACGACGCGCAGCGCAAGGTCGACACCGCGCTCGCGCTCTTCGAGCAGCACGTGAACGGCGGCGAGCTGCTCGCGACGCTCGACGTGCCGCGCCCCGAGGTCGTCACGCCCCTGATGTTCGAGTACGCGCTGCTCGACCGGGCCCGCGCGGACCGCAAGCACGTCGTCCTGCCCGAGGGCAACGACGACCGCATCCTGCGCGCCGCGTCGACCCTGCTCCAGCGGCAGGTGGCGGACCTGACGATCCTCGGCGACGAGGCCGCGATCCGGACGCGGGCGATCGAGCTCGGCCTGGACCTCGACGGCGCGCAGGTCATCGACCCGAAGAACGGCGAGACGCTCGAGCGGTTCGCGGAGATCTACACCGAGCTGCGCAAGCACAAGGGCATGACGGTCGAGCGGGCGCGCGAGATCGTCTCGTCCGTGTCGTACTTCGGCACGCTCATGGTGCAGCTCGGCATGGCCGACGGCATGGTGTCCGGCGCCGTGCACACGACGGCGCACACGATCAAGCCGTCCTTCGAGATCATCAAGACCACGCCGGGCGTCGGCAGCGTGTCGTCCTGCTTCCTCATGTGCCTCGAGGACCGCGTGCTGGTCTACGCCGACTGCGCCGTCATCCCCGACCCGACGGCCGAGCAGCTCGCGGACATCGCGATCTCGTCCGCGGAGACCGCGACGCAGTTCGGCATCGAGCCGCGGATCGCCATGCTGTCGTACTCGACCGGCGAGTCCGGCTCGGGTGCCGACGTCGAGAAGGTGCGCGAGGCGACCCGGCTGGTCCGCGAGCGCCGTCCCGACCTGTCGGTCGAGGGCCCGATCCAGTACGACGCCGCGGTCGACGCGTCGGTCGCGAAGACGAAGATGCCCGACTCGGCGGTCGCCGGGCGTGCGACCGTGTTCGTCTTCCCCGACCTCAACACCGGCAACAACACCTACAAGGCCGTGCAGCGCTCGGCCGGCGCCGTGGCCATCGGCCCGGTGCTGCAGGGGCTGCGCAAGCCCG